A single window of Meiothermus sp. DNA harbors:
- the proB gene encoding glutamate 5-kinase, with the protein MRGRRPLDPQTHRRLVVKVGSAVLSGPQGRQHQLEIAAEIAALRAEGREVVLVSSGAQATGMQKLGLTAKPKTMPGKQALAAVGQPTLLYLWEQAFSWYDLKVAQVLLTAEDLAHRHRYLNARQTLETLLEWGIVPIINENDTVMVDEIKFGDNDQLSALIATLVGADLLILLSDIEALYEADPRTHPQAQPIPYVEQVDATVLQMAGDNPNRVGTGGMKSKLLAAEKAQAAGIPTLLLPGTRPQSIAQALRGELVGTLFAGGNRRYSGRKLWLYQLPKPQGEVVVDAGAARALRQGGASLLPAGILEVRGQFGVGEAVRCLDEQGSLIGVGLVNYSATELKRIQRRQTKDIEAILGYKNTDEAIHRDYFALASELEAQ; encoded by the coding sequence ATGAGAGGTCGCCGGCCCTTAGACCCCCAAACCCACCGCCGCTTGGTCGTTAAGGTGGGTAGCGCCGTGCTCAGCGGGCCGCAGGGCAGACAACACCAGCTCGAGATCGCCGCCGAAATTGCTGCTTTGCGGGCGGAGGGGCGCGAGGTGGTGCTGGTCTCGTCTGGGGCCCAGGCCACCGGTATGCAAAAGCTGGGACTCACGGCCAAACCCAAAACTATGCCGGGCAAACAGGCCCTGGCGGCGGTGGGACAACCCACGCTTTTGTACCTCTGGGAGCAGGCTTTTAGCTGGTACGACCTGAAGGTGGCGCAAGTTTTGCTTACCGCCGAAGACCTGGCCCACCGCCACCGTTATCTGAACGCCCGCCAGACTTTGGAAACGTTGCTCGAGTGGGGTATTGTTCCCATCATCAACGAGAACGATACCGTGATGGTGGACGAGATCAAGTTTGGCGACAACGATCAGCTCTCGGCGCTGATCGCCACGCTGGTAGGGGCCGATCTCCTGATTCTGCTCTCCGACATCGAGGCCCTCTACGAGGCCGACCCCCGCACCCATCCCCAGGCCCAGCCCATCCCCTACGTAGAGCAAGTAGATGCTACGGTATTGCAGATGGCGGGCGACAATCCCAACCGTGTGGGCACCGGGGGGATGAAGAGCAAGCTGCTCGCAGCAGAGAAGGCCCAGGCCGCCGGGATTCCCACCCTGCTGCTGCCGGGAACCCGCCCCCAGAGCATCGCCCAGGCCCTACGCGGCGAGCTGGTGGGTACGCTTTTCGCGGGGGGTAACCGACGCTACAGCGGGCGCAAGCTCTGGCTCTACCAGCTTCCCAAGCCCCAGGGCGAGGTCGTGGTGGACGCGGGTGCGGCCCGGGCTTTGCGCCAGGGCGGGGCCTCGCTTTTGCCGGCGGGTATCCTCGAGGTGCGGGGGCAGTTTGGGGTGGGGGAGGCCGTGCGCTGCTTGGACGAGCAGGGCAGCCTGATTGGGGTGGGCCTGGTGAACTACAGCGCTACCGAACTCAAGCGCATCCAGCGCCGCCAGACCAAAGATATCGAGGCCATTCTCGGCTACAAAAACACCGATGAGGCCATCCACCGCGACTACTTTGCCCTGGCCTCGGAACTCGAGGCCCAGTAA